The following are from one region of the Salminus brasiliensis chromosome 14, fSalBra1.hap2, whole genome shotgun sequence genome:
- the smc1a gene encoding structural maintenance of chromosomes protein 1A isoform X1 translates to MGYLKLIEIENFKSYKGRQIIGPFHKFTAVIGPNGSGKSNLMDAISFVLAEKTSNLRVKTLKDLIHGAPVGKPAANRAFVSMVYCEDSADERTFTRVIIGSSSEYRIDNKVVGLSDYSEELEKLGILIKARNFLVFQGAVESIAMKNPKERTALFEEISRSGELAQEYDRRKKEMVKAEEDTQFNYHRKKNIAAERKEAKQEKEEAERYQRLKDEVVRAHVQLQLFKLYHNEAEIEKLNRELSQRNREIEKDRKKMDHIEEELKEKKKELGRMMRDQQNVEKEIKEKDAELNQKRPLYIKAKENTSHKIKKLEAARKSLQNAQKMYKKRKADMEELDREQGAVETARQEFEERMEEEAQSQGQDLTLEENQVKQYHRLKEEASKRAATLAQELEKFNRDQKADQDRLDLEERKKVETEAKIKQKIREIEENQKRIEKLEDYISTSRQSLDEQKRMEEELTEEVELAKRRIDEINMELNQVMEQLGDARIDRQENSRQQRKAEIMESIKRLYPGSVYGRLIDLCQPTQKKYQIAVTKVLGKNMDAIIVDSEKTGRDCIQYIKEQRGEPETFLPLDYLEVKPTDEKLRELRGAKLVIDVIRYEPPHIKKALQYACGNALVCENVEDARRIAFGGPYRHKTVALDGTLFQKSGVISGGASDLKAKARRWDEKAVDKLKDKKEKLTEELKEQMKAKRKEAELRQVQSQAHGLQMRLKYSQSDLEQTKTRHLSLNMQEKSKLESELANFGPRINDIRRIIQSRERDITQLRDRMNLVEDEVFVEFCEEIGVRNIREFEEEKVKRQNEIAKKRLEFETQKTRLAIQLDYERNQLKEDQEKVMMWEQTVKKDESEIERLKKEEHRHMKIIDETMAQLQDLKNQHLTKKGEVNDKNREMEEIRKKLGAANKELTHLQKEVTAIETKLEQKRSDRHNLLQACKMQDIKLPLKSGTMDDISQGEGSSQVDESSSQKTSSSVHAKEALIEIDYSNLNEDLKDALSEEEIKGEMSTLQQRLNEQQSILQRISAPNMKAMEKLESVRDKFQETSDEFEAARKRAKKAKQAFEQIKKERFDRFNTCFESVATNIDEIYKALSRNSSAQAFLGPENPEEPYLDGINYNCVAPGKRFRPMDNLSGGEKTVAALALLFAIHSYKPAPFFVLDEIDAALDNTNIGKVANYIKDQSVQNFQAIVISLKEEFYTKADSLIGVYPEQGDCVISKVLTFDLSQYPDANPNPND, encoded by the exons ATGGGATATTTAAAACTAATCGAGATCGAAAATTTCAAGTCCTACAAAGGTCGGCAAATAATAGGACCTTTCCATAAATTTACAGCAGTAATCGGACCGAATGGATCGG GAAAGTCCAACTTGATGGATGCCATCAGCTTTGTTCTAGCAGAAAAGACCAGTAACCTGCGTGTGAAGACCCTTAAAGACCTGATCCATGGTGCACCGGTGGGGAAACCAGCAGCTAACCGTGCGTTTGTGAGCATGGTGTACTGCGAGGACAGCGCTGATGAACGCACATTCACTCGAGTCATAATAG GCTCCTCTTCAGAATACCGGATTGACAACAAGGTGGTGGGACTGTCTGATTACAGTGAGGAACTGGAGAAACTGGGTATTCTCATTAAGGCCAGGAACTTTCTCGTGTTTCAG GGTGCTGTCGAGTCAATAGCCATGAAGAACCCGAAAGAGAGGACAGCTCTGTTTGAGGAGATCTCCCGCTCTGGGGAACTGGCTCAGGAGTACGATCGCAGGAAGAAAGAGATGGTGAAAGCTGAGGAGGACACACAGTTCAACTATCATCGCAAGAAGAACATCGCCGCTGAACGCAAAGAGGCCaagcaggagaaggaggag GCTGAGCGCTACCAGAGGCTAAAGGATGAGGTGGTCAGGGCTCATGTACAGTTGCAGCTCTTCAAGCTCTACCACAACGAGGCAGAGATTGAGAAGCTGAATCGAGAGCTATCGCAGCGCAACCGGGAGattgagaaagacagaaagaagatGGACCACATCGAAGAGGAactgaaggagaagaagaaagaactgGGGAGGATGATGAGGGACCAGCAGAATGTGGAAAAGGAGATAAA AGAAAAGGATGCTGAGCTGAACCAGAAACGGCCTCTGTACATCAAAGCCAAAGAGAACACTTCACACAAGATAAAGAAGCTGGAAGCGGCACGGAAGTCTCTGCAGAACGCTCAGAAGATGTATAAGAAGCGCAAGGCAGACATGGAGGAGCTGGACAGAGAGCAGGGCGCTGTGGAGACGGCCAGGCAGGAGTTTGAGGAGCGAATGGAAGAGGAGGCTCAGAGTCAAGGTCAGGACCTGACTCTGGAAGAGAACCAG GTGAAGCAGTACCACAGGCTGAAGGAGGAGGCCAGTAAGCGGGCCGCCACGCTGGCGCAGGAACTAGAGAAGTTCAACCGTGATCAGAAGGCTGACCAAGACAGACTGGACCTAGAGGAGAGGAAGAAAGTGGAGACAGAG GCCAAAATAAAGCAGAAAATAAGAGAGATCGAGGAGAACCAGAAACGCATTGAGAAGCTGGAAGATTATATTTCCACCAGCAG GCAGTCTCTAGATGAACAGAAGAgaatggaggaggagctgactgAGGAAGTGGAGCTCGCTAAGAGGAGGATTGATGAGATAAATATGGAGTTAAACCAG GTGATGGAGCAGCTGGGGGATGCTAGAATTGACCGGCAGGAGAACAGTCGTCAGCAGCGCAAAGCTGAGATCATGGAGAGCATTAAGAGGCTCTACCCTGGCTCTGTG TATGGCAGGTTGATTGACCTGTGCCAGCCCACACAGAAGAAGTATCAGATCGCTGTGACAAAGGTGCTGGGAAAGAACATGGACGCCATCATTGTGGATTCAGAGAAGACAGGCAGAGATTGCATCCAGTACATCaaagagcagagaggagaaCCAGAGACCTTCTTGCCCCTGGACTACCTGGAG GTAAAACCCACAGACGAGAAACTGAGGGAGCTGCGAGGGGCCAAGCTGGTGATTGACGTGATCCGCTACGAGCCGCCCCACATTAAGAAAGCACTGCAGTACGCCTGTGGAAACGCTcttgtgtgtgagaatgtggaGGATGCGCGGAGGATTGCTTTTGGAGGACCTTACCGACATAAG ACTGTGGCCTTGGATGGCACTCTTTTTCAAAAGTCTGGGGTGATCTCTGGAGGAGCGAGTGATCTGAAAGCAAAGGCCCGGCGCTGGGATGAGAAAGCTGTGGACAAACTcaaagacaagaaagagaagCTAACAGAGGAGCTGAAG GAGCAGATGAAGGCAAAACGAAAGGAAGCAGAACTGAGGCAGGTGCAATCTCAGGCCCACGGGCTGCAGATGAGACTAAAGTACTCTCAGAGTGACCTGGAACAGACCAAGACTCGCCACCTGTCTCTCAACATGCAG GAGAAATCAAAGTTGGAGAGTGAACTGGCCAATTTTGGCCCTCGTATCAATGACATCAGGAGAATCATCCAGTCACGTGAGAGAGacatcacacagctgagagaCCGCATGAACCTG GTGGAAGATGAGGTGTTTGTGGAATTCTGCGAAGAGATCGGAGTGAGAAACATTCGGGAGTTTGAAGAGGAGAAAGTGAAAAGACAGAATGAGATAGCCAAGAAGAG ACTTGAATTTGAGACCCAAAAGACCCGTTTAGCCATCCAGCTGGACTATGAGCGGAACCAACTGAAGGAGGACCAGGAGAAAGTGATGATGTGGGAACAGACAGTGAAGAAGGATGAGAGCGAGATTGAGAGACTTAAGAAG GAGGAGCACAGACACATGAAGATTATCGATGAGACCATGGCTCAACTGCAGGACCTTAAAAACCAGCACCTCACTAAAAAAGGAGAGGTCAATGACAAGAACCGAGAAATGGAAGAGATCCGCAAGAAGCTAGGGGCTGCTAACAA AGAGCTGACCCATCTCCAGAAGGAGGTGACCGCAATTGAGACAAAGCTGGAGCAGAAACGCAGTGACAGACACAACCTACTGCAGGCCTGCAAGATGCAGGACATCAAACTGCCCCTCAAATCTGGAACCATGGACGACATCAGCCAGGGCGAG GGAAGTTCCCAAGTTGATGAGTCCAGCAGCCAGAAGACCTCAAGCTCTGTGCATGCCAAAGAGGCTCTCATAGAAATTGACTACAGCAACTTAAACGAGGACCTCAAG GACGCTCTCTCTGAGGAGGAGATTAAGGGTGAGATGAGCACTTTACAGCAGAGGCTGAATGAGCAGCAGAGCATTCTGCAGCGCATCAGTGCTCCCAACATGAAGGCCATGGAGAAACTGGAGAGCGTCAGGGACAAGTTTCAGGAGACCAGTGACG AGTTTGAAGCAGCACGAAAAAGGGCCAAGAAAGCTAAGCAGGCGTTTGAGCAGATCAAGAAGGAGAGGTTTGATCGTTTCAACACCTGCTTTGAGTCGGTCGCCACCAATATTGATGAGATCTACAAAGCCCTCTCTCGGAACAGCAGTGCACAG GCATTCCTTGGCCCAGAGAACCCTGAGGAACCATACTTAGATGGAATCAATTACAATTGTGTGGCTCCTGGAAAGAGATTCCGGCCCATGGACAATCTGTCTGGAGGGGAGAAGACAGTGGCAGCTTTGGCTCTTCTCTTTGCTATTCACAG CTACAAGCCTGCCCCTTTCTTCGTCCTTGATGAGATTGATGCTGCACTTGACAACACCAACATTGGCAAG GTGGCCAATTACATAAAAGACCAGTCAGTCCAGAACTTCCAGGCAATTGTCATTTCCCTGAAAGAGGAGTTCTACACCAAGGCTGACTCACTAATAGGAGTCTACCCTGAG CAAGGAGACTGCGTTATCAGCAAagtgctgacctttgacctcTCCCAGTATCCTGATGCCAATCCAAATCCGAACGACTAA
- the smc1a gene encoding structural maintenance of chromosomes protein 1A isoform X2 gives MTSTEYRCELGKSNLMDAISFVLAEKTSNLRVKTLKDLIHGAPVGKPAANRAFVSMVYCEDSADERTFTRVIIGSSSEYRIDNKVVGLSDYSEELEKLGILIKARNFLVFQGAVESIAMKNPKERTALFEEISRSGELAQEYDRRKKEMVKAEEDTQFNYHRKKNIAAERKEAKQEKEEAERYQRLKDEVVRAHVQLQLFKLYHNEAEIEKLNRELSQRNREIEKDRKKMDHIEEELKEKKKELGRMMRDQQNVEKEIKEKDAELNQKRPLYIKAKENTSHKIKKLEAARKSLQNAQKMYKKRKADMEELDREQGAVETARQEFEERMEEEAQSQGQDLTLEENQVKQYHRLKEEASKRAATLAQELEKFNRDQKADQDRLDLEERKKVETEAKIKQKIREIEENQKRIEKLEDYISTSRQSLDEQKRMEEELTEEVELAKRRIDEINMELNQVMEQLGDARIDRQENSRQQRKAEIMESIKRLYPGSVYGRLIDLCQPTQKKYQIAVTKVLGKNMDAIIVDSEKTGRDCIQYIKEQRGEPETFLPLDYLEVKPTDEKLRELRGAKLVIDVIRYEPPHIKKALQYACGNALVCENVEDARRIAFGGPYRHKTVALDGTLFQKSGVISGGASDLKAKARRWDEKAVDKLKDKKEKLTEELKEQMKAKRKEAELRQVQSQAHGLQMRLKYSQSDLEQTKTRHLSLNMQEKSKLESELANFGPRINDIRRIIQSRERDITQLRDRMNLVEDEVFVEFCEEIGVRNIREFEEEKVKRQNEIAKKRLEFETQKTRLAIQLDYERNQLKEDQEKVMMWEQTVKKDESEIERLKKEEHRHMKIIDETMAQLQDLKNQHLTKKGEVNDKNREMEEIRKKLGAANKELTHLQKEVTAIETKLEQKRSDRHNLLQACKMQDIKLPLKSGTMDDISQGEGSSQVDESSSQKTSSSVHAKEALIEIDYSNLNEDLKDALSEEEIKGEMSTLQQRLNEQQSILQRISAPNMKAMEKLESVRDKFQETSDEFEAARKRAKKAKQAFEQIKKERFDRFNTCFESVATNIDEIYKALSRNSSAQAFLGPENPEEPYLDGINYNCVAPGKRFRPMDNLSGGEKTVAALALLFAIHSYKPAPFFVLDEIDAALDNTNIGKVANYIKDQSVQNFQAIVISLKEEFYTKADSLIGVYPEQGDCVISKVLTFDLSQYPDANPNPND, from the exons ATGACTAGCACAGAGTACAGGTGTGAACTGG GAAAGTCCAACTTGATGGATGCCATCAGCTTTGTTCTAGCAGAAAAGACCAGTAACCTGCGTGTGAAGACCCTTAAAGACCTGATCCATGGTGCACCGGTGGGGAAACCAGCAGCTAACCGTGCGTTTGTGAGCATGGTGTACTGCGAGGACAGCGCTGATGAACGCACATTCACTCGAGTCATAATAG GCTCCTCTTCAGAATACCGGATTGACAACAAGGTGGTGGGACTGTCTGATTACAGTGAGGAACTGGAGAAACTGGGTATTCTCATTAAGGCCAGGAACTTTCTCGTGTTTCAG GGTGCTGTCGAGTCAATAGCCATGAAGAACCCGAAAGAGAGGACAGCTCTGTTTGAGGAGATCTCCCGCTCTGGGGAACTGGCTCAGGAGTACGATCGCAGGAAGAAAGAGATGGTGAAAGCTGAGGAGGACACACAGTTCAACTATCATCGCAAGAAGAACATCGCCGCTGAACGCAAAGAGGCCaagcaggagaaggaggag GCTGAGCGCTACCAGAGGCTAAAGGATGAGGTGGTCAGGGCTCATGTACAGTTGCAGCTCTTCAAGCTCTACCACAACGAGGCAGAGATTGAGAAGCTGAATCGAGAGCTATCGCAGCGCAACCGGGAGattgagaaagacagaaagaagatGGACCACATCGAAGAGGAactgaaggagaagaagaaagaactgGGGAGGATGATGAGGGACCAGCAGAATGTGGAAAAGGAGATAAA AGAAAAGGATGCTGAGCTGAACCAGAAACGGCCTCTGTACATCAAAGCCAAAGAGAACACTTCACACAAGATAAAGAAGCTGGAAGCGGCACGGAAGTCTCTGCAGAACGCTCAGAAGATGTATAAGAAGCGCAAGGCAGACATGGAGGAGCTGGACAGAGAGCAGGGCGCTGTGGAGACGGCCAGGCAGGAGTTTGAGGAGCGAATGGAAGAGGAGGCTCAGAGTCAAGGTCAGGACCTGACTCTGGAAGAGAACCAG GTGAAGCAGTACCACAGGCTGAAGGAGGAGGCCAGTAAGCGGGCCGCCACGCTGGCGCAGGAACTAGAGAAGTTCAACCGTGATCAGAAGGCTGACCAAGACAGACTGGACCTAGAGGAGAGGAAGAAAGTGGAGACAGAG GCCAAAATAAAGCAGAAAATAAGAGAGATCGAGGAGAACCAGAAACGCATTGAGAAGCTGGAAGATTATATTTCCACCAGCAG GCAGTCTCTAGATGAACAGAAGAgaatggaggaggagctgactgAGGAAGTGGAGCTCGCTAAGAGGAGGATTGATGAGATAAATATGGAGTTAAACCAG GTGATGGAGCAGCTGGGGGATGCTAGAATTGACCGGCAGGAGAACAGTCGTCAGCAGCGCAAAGCTGAGATCATGGAGAGCATTAAGAGGCTCTACCCTGGCTCTGTG TATGGCAGGTTGATTGACCTGTGCCAGCCCACACAGAAGAAGTATCAGATCGCTGTGACAAAGGTGCTGGGAAAGAACATGGACGCCATCATTGTGGATTCAGAGAAGACAGGCAGAGATTGCATCCAGTACATCaaagagcagagaggagaaCCAGAGACCTTCTTGCCCCTGGACTACCTGGAG GTAAAACCCACAGACGAGAAACTGAGGGAGCTGCGAGGGGCCAAGCTGGTGATTGACGTGATCCGCTACGAGCCGCCCCACATTAAGAAAGCACTGCAGTACGCCTGTGGAAACGCTcttgtgtgtgagaatgtggaGGATGCGCGGAGGATTGCTTTTGGAGGACCTTACCGACATAAG ACTGTGGCCTTGGATGGCACTCTTTTTCAAAAGTCTGGGGTGATCTCTGGAGGAGCGAGTGATCTGAAAGCAAAGGCCCGGCGCTGGGATGAGAAAGCTGTGGACAAACTcaaagacaagaaagagaagCTAACAGAGGAGCTGAAG GAGCAGATGAAGGCAAAACGAAAGGAAGCAGAACTGAGGCAGGTGCAATCTCAGGCCCACGGGCTGCAGATGAGACTAAAGTACTCTCAGAGTGACCTGGAACAGACCAAGACTCGCCACCTGTCTCTCAACATGCAG GAGAAATCAAAGTTGGAGAGTGAACTGGCCAATTTTGGCCCTCGTATCAATGACATCAGGAGAATCATCCAGTCACGTGAGAGAGacatcacacagctgagagaCCGCATGAACCTG GTGGAAGATGAGGTGTTTGTGGAATTCTGCGAAGAGATCGGAGTGAGAAACATTCGGGAGTTTGAAGAGGAGAAAGTGAAAAGACAGAATGAGATAGCCAAGAAGAG ACTTGAATTTGAGACCCAAAAGACCCGTTTAGCCATCCAGCTGGACTATGAGCGGAACCAACTGAAGGAGGACCAGGAGAAAGTGATGATGTGGGAACAGACAGTGAAGAAGGATGAGAGCGAGATTGAGAGACTTAAGAAG GAGGAGCACAGACACATGAAGATTATCGATGAGACCATGGCTCAACTGCAGGACCTTAAAAACCAGCACCTCACTAAAAAAGGAGAGGTCAATGACAAGAACCGAGAAATGGAAGAGATCCGCAAGAAGCTAGGGGCTGCTAACAA AGAGCTGACCCATCTCCAGAAGGAGGTGACCGCAATTGAGACAAAGCTGGAGCAGAAACGCAGTGACAGACACAACCTACTGCAGGCCTGCAAGATGCAGGACATCAAACTGCCCCTCAAATCTGGAACCATGGACGACATCAGCCAGGGCGAG GGAAGTTCCCAAGTTGATGAGTCCAGCAGCCAGAAGACCTCAAGCTCTGTGCATGCCAAAGAGGCTCTCATAGAAATTGACTACAGCAACTTAAACGAGGACCTCAAG GACGCTCTCTCTGAGGAGGAGATTAAGGGTGAGATGAGCACTTTACAGCAGAGGCTGAATGAGCAGCAGAGCATTCTGCAGCGCATCAGTGCTCCCAACATGAAGGCCATGGAGAAACTGGAGAGCGTCAGGGACAAGTTTCAGGAGACCAGTGACG AGTTTGAAGCAGCACGAAAAAGGGCCAAGAAAGCTAAGCAGGCGTTTGAGCAGATCAAGAAGGAGAGGTTTGATCGTTTCAACACCTGCTTTGAGTCGGTCGCCACCAATATTGATGAGATCTACAAAGCCCTCTCTCGGAACAGCAGTGCACAG GCATTCCTTGGCCCAGAGAACCCTGAGGAACCATACTTAGATGGAATCAATTACAATTGTGTGGCTCCTGGAAAGAGATTCCGGCCCATGGACAATCTGTCTGGAGGGGAGAAGACAGTGGCAGCTTTGGCTCTTCTCTTTGCTATTCACAG CTACAAGCCTGCCCCTTTCTTCGTCCTTGATGAGATTGATGCTGCACTTGACAACACCAACATTGGCAAG GTGGCCAATTACATAAAAGACCAGTCAGTCCAGAACTTCCAGGCAATTGTCATTTCCCTGAAAGAGGAGTTCTACACCAAGGCTGACTCACTAATAGGAGTCTACCCTGAG CAAGGAGACTGCGTTATCAGCAAagtgctgacctttgacctcTCCCAGTATCCTGATGCCAATCCAAATCCGAACGACTAA
- the smc1a gene encoding structural maintenance of chromosomes protein 1A isoform X3, with product MDAISFVLAEKTSNLRVKTLKDLIHGAPVGKPAANRAFVSMVYCEDSADERTFTRVIIGSSSEYRIDNKVVGLSDYSEELEKLGILIKARNFLVFQGAVESIAMKNPKERTALFEEISRSGELAQEYDRRKKEMVKAEEDTQFNYHRKKNIAAERKEAKQEKEEAERYQRLKDEVVRAHVQLQLFKLYHNEAEIEKLNRELSQRNREIEKDRKKMDHIEEELKEKKKELGRMMRDQQNVEKEIKEKDAELNQKRPLYIKAKENTSHKIKKLEAARKSLQNAQKMYKKRKADMEELDREQGAVETARQEFEERMEEEAQSQGQDLTLEENQVKQYHRLKEEASKRAATLAQELEKFNRDQKADQDRLDLEERKKVETEAKIKQKIREIEENQKRIEKLEDYISTSRQSLDEQKRMEEELTEEVELAKRRIDEINMELNQVMEQLGDARIDRQENSRQQRKAEIMESIKRLYPGSVYGRLIDLCQPTQKKYQIAVTKVLGKNMDAIIVDSEKTGRDCIQYIKEQRGEPETFLPLDYLEVKPTDEKLRELRGAKLVIDVIRYEPPHIKKALQYACGNALVCENVEDARRIAFGGPYRHKTVALDGTLFQKSGVISGGASDLKAKARRWDEKAVDKLKDKKEKLTEELKEQMKAKRKEAELRQVQSQAHGLQMRLKYSQSDLEQTKTRHLSLNMQEKSKLESELANFGPRINDIRRIIQSRERDITQLRDRMNLVEDEVFVEFCEEIGVRNIREFEEEKVKRQNEIAKKRLEFETQKTRLAIQLDYERNQLKEDQEKVMMWEQTVKKDESEIERLKKEEHRHMKIIDETMAQLQDLKNQHLTKKGEVNDKNREMEEIRKKLGAANKELTHLQKEVTAIETKLEQKRSDRHNLLQACKMQDIKLPLKSGTMDDISQGEGSSQVDESSSQKTSSSVHAKEALIEIDYSNLNEDLKDALSEEEIKGEMSTLQQRLNEQQSILQRISAPNMKAMEKLESVRDKFQETSDEFEAARKRAKKAKQAFEQIKKERFDRFNTCFESVATNIDEIYKALSRNSSAQAFLGPENPEEPYLDGINYNCVAPGKRFRPMDNLSGGEKTVAALALLFAIHSYKPAPFFVLDEIDAALDNTNIGKVANYIKDQSVQNFQAIVISLKEEFYTKADSLIGVYPEQGDCVISKVLTFDLSQYPDANPNPND from the exons ATGGATGCCATCAGCTTTGTTCTAGCAGAAAAGACCAGTAACCTGCGTGTGAAGACCCTTAAAGACCTGATCCATGGTGCACCGGTGGGGAAACCAGCAGCTAACCGTGCGTTTGTGAGCATGGTGTACTGCGAGGACAGCGCTGATGAACGCACATTCACTCGAGTCATAATAG GCTCCTCTTCAGAATACCGGATTGACAACAAGGTGGTGGGACTGTCTGATTACAGTGAGGAACTGGAGAAACTGGGTATTCTCATTAAGGCCAGGAACTTTCTCGTGTTTCAG GGTGCTGTCGAGTCAATAGCCATGAAGAACCCGAAAGAGAGGACAGCTCTGTTTGAGGAGATCTCCCGCTCTGGGGAACTGGCTCAGGAGTACGATCGCAGGAAGAAAGAGATGGTGAAAGCTGAGGAGGACACACAGTTCAACTATCATCGCAAGAAGAACATCGCCGCTGAACGCAAAGAGGCCaagcaggagaaggaggag GCTGAGCGCTACCAGAGGCTAAAGGATGAGGTGGTCAGGGCTCATGTACAGTTGCAGCTCTTCAAGCTCTACCACAACGAGGCAGAGATTGAGAAGCTGAATCGAGAGCTATCGCAGCGCAACCGGGAGattgagaaagacagaaagaagatGGACCACATCGAAGAGGAactgaaggagaagaagaaagaactgGGGAGGATGATGAGGGACCAGCAGAATGTGGAAAAGGAGATAAA AGAAAAGGATGCTGAGCTGAACCAGAAACGGCCTCTGTACATCAAAGCCAAAGAGAACACTTCACACAAGATAAAGAAGCTGGAAGCGGCACGGAAGTCTCTGCAGAACGCTCAGAAGATGTATAAGAAGCGCAAGGCAGACATGGAGGAGCTGGACAGAGAGCAGGGCGCTGTGGAGACGGCCAGGCAGGAGTTTGAGGAGCGAATGGAAGAGGAGGCTCAGAGTCAAGGTCAGGACCTGACTCTGGAAGAGAACCAG GTGAAGCAGTACCACAGGCTGAAGGAGGAGGCCAGTAAGCGGGCCGCCACGCTGGCGCAGGAACTAGAGAAGTTCAACCGTGATCAGAAGGCTGACCAAGACAGACTGGACCTAGAGGAGAGGAAGAAAGTGGAGACAGAG GCCAAAATAAAGCAGAAAATAAGAGAGATCGAGGAGAACCAGAAACGCATTGAGAAGCTGGAAGATTATATTTCCACCAGCAG GCAGTCTCTAGATGAACAGAAGAgaatggaggaggagctgactgAGGAAGTGGAGCTCGCTAAGAGGAGGATTGATGAGATAAATATGGAGTTAAACCAG GTGATGGAGCAGCTGGGGGATGCTAGAATTGACCGGCAGGAGAACAGTCGTCAGCAGCGCAAAGCTGAGATCATGGAGAGCATTAAGAGGCTCTACCCTGGCTCTGTG TATGGCAGGTTGATTGACCTGTGCCAGCCCACACAGAAGAAGTATCAGATCGCTGTGACAAAGGTGCTGGGAAAGAACATGGACGCCATCATTGTGGATTCAGAGAAGACAGGCAGAGATTGCATCCAGTACATCaaagagcagagaggagaaCCAGAGACCTTCTTGCCCCTGGACTACCTGGAG GTAAAACCCACAGACGAGAAACTGAGGGAGCTGCGAGGGGCCAAGCTGGTGATTGACGTGATCCGCTACGAGCCGCCCCACATTAAGAAAGCACTGCAGTACGCCTGTGGAAACGCTcttgtgtgtgagaatgtggaGGATGCGCGGAGGATTGCTTTTGGAGGACCTTACCGACATAAG ACTGTGGCCTTGGATGGCACTCTTTTTCAAAAGTCTGGGGTGATCTCTGGAGGAGCGAGTGATCTGAAAGCAAAGGCCCGGCGCTGGGATGAGAAAGCTGTGGACAAACTcaaagacaagaaagagaagCTAACAGAGGAGCTGAAG GAGCAGATGAAGGCAAAACGAAAGGAAGCAGAACTGAGGCAGGTGCAATCTCAGGCCCACGGGCTGCAGATGAGACTAAAGTACTCTCAGAGTGACCTGGAACAGACCAAGACTCGCCACCTGTCTCTCAACATGCAG GAGAAATCAAAGTTGGAGAGTGAACTGGCCAATTTTGGCCCTCGTATCAATGACATCAGGAGAATCATCCAGTCACGTGAGAGAGacatcacacagctgagagaCCGCATGAACCTG GTGGAAGATGAGGTGTTTGTGGAATTCTGCGAAGAGATCGGAGTGAGAAACATTCGGGAGTTTGAAGAGGAGAAAGTGAAAAGACAGAATGAGATAGCCAAGAAGAG ACTTGAATTTGAGACCCAAAAGACCCGTTTAGCCATCCAGCTGGACTATGAGCGGAACCAACTGAAGGAGGACCAGGAGAAAGTGATGATGTGGGAACAGACAGTGAAGAAGGATGAGAGCGAGATTGAGAGACTTAAGAAG GAGGAGCACAGACACATGAAGATTATCGATGAGACCATGGCTCAACTGCAGGACCTTAAAAACCAGCACCTCACTAAAAAAGGAGAGGTCAATGACAAGAACCGAGAAATGGAAGAGATCCGCAAGAAGCTAGGGGCTGCTAACAA AGAGCTGACCCATCTCCAGAAGGAGGTGACCGCAATTGAGACAAAGCTGGAGCAGAAACGCAGTGACAGACACAACCTACTGCAGGCCTGCAAGATGCAGGACATCAAACTGCCCCTCAAATCTGGAACCATGGACGACATCAGCCAGGGCGAG GGAAGTTCCCAAGTTGATGAGTCCAGCAGCCAGAAGACCTCAAGCTCTGTGCATGCCAAAGAGGCTCTCATAGAAATTGACTACAGCAACTTAAACGAGGACCTCAAG GACGCTCTCTCTGAGGAGGAGATTAAGGGTGAGATGAGCACTTTACAGCAGAGGCTGAATGAGCAGCAGAGCATTCTGCAGCGCATCAGTGCTCCCAACATGAAGGCCATGGAGAAACTGGAGAGCGTCAGGGACAAGTTTCAGGAGACCAGTGACG AGTTTGAAGCAGCACGAAAAAGGGCCAAGAAAGCTAAGCAGGCGTTTGAGCAGATCAAGAAGGAGAGGTTTGATCGTTTCAACACCTGCTTTGAGTCGGTCGCCACCAATATTGATGAGATCTACAAAGCCCTCTCTCGGAACAGCAGTGCACAG GCATTCCTTGGCCCAGAGAACCCTGAGGAACCATACTTAGATGGAATCAATTACAATTGTGTGGCTCCTGGAAAGAGATTCCGGCCCATGGACAATCTGTCTGGAGGGGAGAAGACAGTGGCAGCTTTGGCTCTTCTCTTTGCTATTCACAG CTACAAGCCTGCCCCTTTCTTCGTCCTTGATGAGATTGATGCTGCACTTGACAACACCAACATTGGCAAG GTGGCCAATTACATAAAAGACCAGTCAGTCCAGAACTTCCAGGCAATTGTCATTTCCCTGAAAGAGGAGTTCTACACCAAGGCTGACTCACTAATAGGAGTCTACCCTGAG CAAGGAGACTGCGTTATCAGCAAagtgctgacctttgacctcTCCCAGTATCCTGATGCCAATCCAAATCCGAACGACTAA